Below is a window of Deinococcus sonorensis KR-87 DNA.
CCCTGACCACGCCGATCGGGTAGCTGGCACTCTGGTTGAAGCGACTGGGCAGCGCAATGATCCGCACCAGCGGCCTTAACGATGGGGTTACGTCGGTGGTGTAGACCACGGCAGCGTCCGCCTCCCCCAGCTGCACCTTCAGCGCCACCTGCCGCACGTTGGTCTCCTCGCTCACCACATTCTTCAGCACCCGCGCCGAAAAGTCCCGGCCATACGTGCCGGCCTTGTCAATGGCGGCCAGCATCCGGCGGGTGTAGTCGCCCACCGGGACGGTCCTGTCCGCGATGACCAGCTTCACCCCGGGCCTGGTGAGGTCGTTCAGCGTCTGCAGCGCCGGGTTGTTCTTCGGGGCGATCAAGGTGAGTTTGTTGCGCACGAACGCCTGCCCGGGCGTCACGATACCCGCCTTCACCAGTGGGGTGTACTGTGCGTCGTTGGCGCTGGCATACACGTCGGCGCGGGCGCCACTCACCAGCTGGGTGCGCAGCGCCTGCGAACCGGCAAAGCTGAAGGTGGTGTGGTGGCCACTTGCAGCATCGAAGGCGGCGCCAAGTTCGGTGAAGGCGTCGGTGAGCGACGCGGCGGCGAAGACCGTGAGGCCGGCGGCCGATGCACTCCCGGCGGTCCCGAGCAGGGCGGTGAGGATCAGGGATTTGAGCATGGGGTCTCCAGAGGCTGGGGAGCGGAAGGGCGGGTCATCCGGTCGTCTGCCACAGTTCTCCGGCGTGGGCCGGGTCGTAGCCGCCGAGCGAGGCGATCTCCGCCCGGAACGCGGGGGCCTGCGCCACCCGCAGCAGGGCGGCGATGGCCGGGTGCTCCAGATGGGCCTGCGGCACCACCAGGTCAAAGCGCTCGCGCTGCAGCGGCACGAAGTCCAGCCCCAACGCCATCGCAGCCGAGCGCGGACCGGGGGCCACGTCCGCGCGCCCGGAGGCCACCTGGGCGGCGACCTCCAGATGGCTGCCCAGCTCCAGGTCATAGCCGGGCAGCTGGCGGCGCTCGGTCACGCTGAGTGGCATGGCGCTCAGCCAGGCGTCCAGCAGCAGCCGGCTGCCGGAGCCGGGCTCACGGTTGGCCAGCCGCACGCGACCACCGACCAAATCCGCCGCCCCACGAATGCCGTGCGGATTGCCCCGAGCGACCAGCAGCCCCTGCTCCCACGACCACAGGGTGTACAGATGCACCGGCTGACCCGGCAGCTCGCGCCGCACGAACGGCAGGTTGGAACTGGCAGTCCCGGCGTCCCACAGGTGGATGCCGGCGGCGTGCGCCTCGCCCCGCTTCAGGGCCTTCAGCGCCTCCAGGCTGCTGGCCGCAGACCACAGCAGCCGTGCGTCCGGGGTCTGCCGGGCCACGTGGCTGGCGGCCACGCCCAGCGAGGGATCACAGCCGATCAGCACGGCGGTGCGGCGGGCCAGCGTCTGATCGGCGTACAGCTGCACGTCCACCTCCGGCCCGGCCTCATCCGAAGTGATGGTGCCGTCGGCGGGCTGGCCCCAGCCGCGCTCACCCGGCAGCGGAAACGCCAGCAGCCGCTCACCCACCCAGGCCAGCTGCACCCGGGTTCCAGCCGGGACCTCCGGACCAATAAGTCGCGCCCGCGCGGAGGGGTCCGGCAGGCGGAACAGCTCCTCCACCCGGCAGCCGAGCGCCCGCGCCAGCCGCAGCGCCACCAGCGTGTTCGGCACATACGCGCCGGTCTCGATGGAATGCAGCGCCTGCCGGGTCATGCCGCACTGCTGCGCCAGCTCGCTGGGACGCAGGTGCAGCCGTTCCCGCTGCGTCCGCACCCGGCAGATCAGCGGCGGTTCGGCAGCGGGAGGGGGCATGCCCCACGGTAAAGGACACGAGACCCATCGTCAACGATGCGCGACAGACTGGTCCGGACTACGGCTGGCTGCGGCGCCCCACCAGATGACCCACGGTGGTGAGCTGCATGTCGCGCGACCGGGCCACCTGCAGGAAGGTCCGCAGCACGTCGATGGCCTCCGGGGCATTGTCGTGCAGCAGCACGATGCCGCCGGGCCGCAGCCGGGCCACCAGCCGCGACTGCACCACCGCGTCGCCGGGGTTGTTGAAGTCGCCCGGATCATCGGTCCAGAAGGTGGTGGTCAGGCCCAGCTGTTCGGCCACCTGCAGGGTCAGCGGCGAGTAGTCGCCGCCGGGCGGCCGGAAGTACCGCACCGGCTGCCCGGTGAGGGTGCTGATCGCCCGGTTGGCCGACAGCAGTTCGTCGCGCACCTGGGCGGCGCTCAGGCCCGGCAGGCGGACGTGGTGGTAGGTGTGGTTGCCCACCTCGTCGCCCTGCTCGGCCATGTCGCGCACGAAGTACGGGTAGGCCACCGCGTTGCGCCCGATCACGAAGAAGGTGGCGCGAATGCCGGCCCTGCGCAGCAGGTCCAGCAGCAGCGGCTCATACAGCGGGTGCGGCGCGTCGTCAAAGGTCAGGGCCGCCGTCCGCTGGTCCAGTGGCCCTTTGAACAGCAGGCCGCCGCGCACCCCACCGTTGAACTGCGACACGCTCTGGGCGACGCGCTGCGTCAGCAGGCCCGAGGCGCTGCCGTGGAAGGTGGGCGTCTGCTCGCGCACCCGCGCCACTGGGGCCGGAGAAGGCGCGGCACGTGTCGCCCCCTCGTAGACCCGCTCATACACGCCCAGGCCCTCCGCGTACCGGCGGAAGTCCATCAGGCGGGGGCGCGGCACCGAGGCGGTGAACAGCGGCAGCGGGCCGCCGAAGCCGCCGTAGCTGGCCCGGTCGTACACGCTGACGTCCACCTCCTCCAGCGTGGGACGCGTCCGGAAGGCGCCCTCCACCACCTGCAGGGCCAGCGCACGCTCGTGGGCCAGTGTCTGCGCTGCCGGCGTCAGCAGCAGCACCCCGTGCGCCACCTCAATAAAGCCGTTGCCCCGGTACTCCAGCCGCTCCAGCTCGGGGATGGCCGGGCGCAGCGTCAGGCGCGGCAGCACCTCGGCGGGCCGGGCGCCCGGCGCGAGCGGCTGGACCTCGCCCGGCAGAGTGGGTCGGGGCGGCTGCACCAGCGGCACCGGATGGAGGGCGCCCTGGGCCACCACGGCCGGGCCGGAGAGCAGGATCAGGAGGGTGAGGAAGGCGCGCATCTTGAACCCGATGCTGCCACGCGGTGGTTGACGGTGAATGAGCCGCGTTCAGGCCTGCGGCTGGGTGCTCAGCTCCGACAGCGCTACGGAGCGGCCCTCACGGGCGCTCTGGTAGCTGGCGACGATCAGCCGGACTGCCTCCAGCCCGTCCTGGCCGCTGCAGATCACCGGCCGCTCGCCGCGCACCGCCTCCAGAAACTCCACCACGCCGCGCGCGTGCGGCTCCAGCCCGGCGAAGCGGAAGGTGGTCACGTCCTGGGTGTTCCAGTCGGTGCCGGGGCTGGTGCGGTGAACGAAGCGCATTTCCGGCGTGCCGGTGCGGTTGGTGTACTCCAGTGCGCCACAGGTGCCGTAGATCCAGAAGCCCTCCTCCCAGCCGGTGGCGGTCCAGGCGTTCTCCACACTGCCCAGCGCTCCGGAGGCGAACTTCAGCTGCACCAGCGAGGTGTCCTCCACCTCCACGTCGTAGGCCAGGGTGGCCATCTGGGCGTACACCGAGGCCACGTCGCCGCCGAAGTAGCGCGACAGGTCCATCATGTGGCTGCCGTTGTCGAGCAGCGTGCCGCCGCCGGCGCTGGCCACCGTGCCGAAACTGGCGCGGGGCGGCTGGCCGCCCCAGTCGTGCGCCTGACGCAGCCGGATGAAGGTCAGCCGGCCCAGGTCGCCCGCCTGGATCATCTTGCGGGCGTGCTCGGCAAAGGGGTTGCTGCGCAGGTGGTGGCCGGTCTGCAGCACCACGCCCGCCTCGGCGCAGACCCGGATCATGTCCTCAGCCAGGTCCAGCGACAGCGAGATCGGCTTTTCGCAGAGCACGTGCTTCCCGGCGCGCGCCGCCGCCACGGTGGCCGGATGGTGCAGCGCGTTCGGCAGGCAGATGCTGACCGCCTCCACCTCCGGATCGTTGCACAGGTCGGTGAAGTCGGCGTAGCCGCGCGGCACGTTCCACTCGGCCTGGGCGCGCTTCAGGGTCGGCTCGTGGGCGTCCGCGACCGCCACCACCTCGGCGCCCGCCGCCTGGTAGCCCTGAAAGTGGAAGCGGGCCACCCCACCGGCTCCGATCACGCCAACCTTCACGGCTGGACCCCTTCGACCGGCTTGGCATTGCCATAGACCGGCGCCGTGCCGGGGGTGGGGGCGGCCCAGCCGGCGGCGTTCACCAGCACCCGCTGAATCTCCGGGTTGTGGTAGGTGGGGTAGGTCTCGTGGCCGGGTCGGAAGTAGAAGATGCGCCCGGCGCCGCGCCGGTAGCTGGCTCCGCTGCGGAACACCTCGCCGCCGCTGAACCAGCTGACGAACACCAGCTCATCCGGCTCGGGGATGTCGAAGTGCTCCCCGTACATCTCCTCGCGCTCCAGCACGATGCTCTCGCCCAGCCCCGCCGCGACCGGATGGCCCGGCGCCACCACCCACAGGCGCTCGCGGTCGTCGGCCTCGCGCCACTTCAGGTCACAGCTGGTGCCCATCAGCCGCTTAAAGATCTTGGAGAAGTGGCCGCTGTGCAGCACCACCAGGCCCATGCCGGCCAGCACCCGGGCGTACACCCGCTCCACCACCTCGTCGGCCACCTCCCCGTGCGCCAGGTGGCCCCACCAGAACAGCACGTCGGTGCGGGCCAGCACCTCGTCGGTCAGGCCGTGCTGCGGCTCGTCCAGGGTGGCGGTCCCCACCTCGAAGCCGCCCTCGCGCAGCGCCTGGGCGATCACGGCGTGCATGCCGTCCGGGTAGATGGCCTTGACCTTCTCGTTCTTCTGCTCGTGCCGGAACTCATTCCAGACCGTGACCTGAATCGTTTTAGACATGGTGATGCGTATTCAACTCCAGTCACCCGCCGGATGCAAGGGGGGTCGTTCACGGTTGACGTGCTCCGGCCCGGCTCCTAGAGTCGGCGGATGACCCAGAACGTGGAGCGGCTGGCCGGAGCGCTGGTGATGGTGGATCTGCCGGGGCCGACGCTGGACCCGGAAACGGCGGCGCACCTGCGCCACTACGGCGTTCAGGCGGTGTGCCTGTTCGGCAAGAACATCCAAGACGCGTCGCAGCTGGCCCAGCTGTGCCGTGACCTGAAGGAAGTGCTGGGGCCGGACGCCCTGATCGCGCTGGACCACGAGGGCGGCTCGGTGCTGCGCACCCCCTTCTGGCCGGCCCCGCCCAGCGCCATGAACCTGGGGTCCAGCGACGACCTGACGCTGACGGCCGACGTCAGTGAGGCGCTGGCGCGGCAGCTGCGCTCGGTGGGCATCAACTGGAACTTTGCGCCGGTGATGGACGTGAACATCAACCCGCACAATCCGGTGATCGGGACGCGCTCCTTCAGCGACGATCCGGACGTGGTGACCCGCCACGCGCTGGCCGCGGTGCAGGCTCACCTGCAGGCCAGGGTGGCCGCGTGCGTCAAGCACTTTCCCGGTCACGGCGACACCCGCCAGGACAGCCATTACACGCTGCCGGTGGTGGAGAGGCCGCTGGAGCGGCTGGAACAGGTGGAGTTCGCCCCCTTCAGGGCGGCGGTAGCTGCACAGGTGCCGGCCTTCATGACCGCCCACATCGTGTACCCGGCGCTGGACAAGGAGCGTCCGGCCACCCTCTCCCCCGCCATTCTGGGCGGCCTGCTGCGCCGGCACTGGGGCTATGACGGCGTGATCATCACCGACAGCATGGGCATGCGCGCCATTGACGACAACTACGGGCGCGGCGAGGCAGGCGTGCTGAGCCTGCAGGCGGGCACCGATATGGTGATGGCGTTGGGCCGGCGGGAAGCGCAGGTCGAGACGCTGGAAGCCATTGCGGCGGCGCTGCGGGACGGTCGGCTGGACCGGGCGGCCATGCAGGCGAGCGCGGCGCGACTCCAGCGGCTGGCGCAGACCTTCCCGGCGGTGGCCGATGCCCAGGCGATCCGCCCGGACGACGCGGCGCTGTTCGAGCAGGCCTGGGCACGCGGACTGCGCGGCTGGCGGCAGCCGCAGGCCCCGGCACCCGGCAGCCGCGTGACGCTGGTGGCGCAGCGTGAACCGGAACGCGAGACCGTCACGGAGGCCGGAGTGCGCGCCTCCGCGCTGGGTCAGCTGCTGGAGCGGCTCTACACCCTGGACATCCATGCCTACGACCATGCGGCGCAGCTGGACTGGACGCAGCTGCGGGCCGCCGGGCAGCTGCTGTTGCTGGCCACCACCTCGCGCCAGCGCCCCACCGACCTGACCGGGGCGCAGCCGGACCTGCATCTGGCGCTGTCCAATCCCTACGCCGTGCAGGACATTGACGCGCCGGCGGTGGTGACCTACGGCGACCGTCCGGAGGCGCTGGAGGCGCTGGCCGGGTGGCTGCGCGGCGACGTGGTGGCGCGCCCGCTCTGACGTCCGGGGCGACGGATGCCCCCATTGCCGCACTCTTGACAGCGCTTTCATATTCATTTACATTCAGCTCAATATTCATCTGCTGGCAGGGCCAGCGAAGGGACGGCCGTGGCGCATACTGTAACGCTCGAAGATGTGGCCCGGCGTGCCGGGGT
It encodes the following:
- a CDS encoding substrate-binding domain-containing protein, whose amino-acid sequence is MPPPAAEPPLICRVRTQRERLHLRPSELAQQCGMTRQALHSIETGAYVPNTLVALRLARALGCRVEELFRLPDPSARARLIGPEVPAGTRVQLAWVGERLLAFPLPGERGWGQPADGTITSDEAGPEVDVQLYADQTLARRTAVLIGCDPSLGVAASHVARQTPDARLLWSAASSLEALKALKRGEAHAAGIHLWDAGTASSNLPFVRRELPGQPVHLYTLWSWEQGLLVARGNPHGIRGAADLVGGRVRLANREPGSGSRLLLDAWLSAMPLSVTERRQLPGYDLELGSHLEVAAQVASGRADVAPGPRSAAMALGLDFVPLQRERFDLVVPQAHLEHPAIAALLRVAQAPAFRAEIASLGGYDPAHAGELWQTTG
- a CDS encoding polysaccharide deacetylase family protein, with translation MRAFLTLLILLSGPAVVAQGALHPVPLVQPPRPTLPGEVQPLAPGARPAEVLPRLTLRPAIPELERLEYRGNGFIEVAHGVLLLTPAAQTLAHERALALQVVEGAFRTRPTLEEVDVSVYDRASYGGFGGPLPLFTASVPRPRLMDFRRYAEGLGVYERVYEGATRAAPSPAPVARVREQTPTFHGSASGLLTQRVAQSVSQFNGGVRGGLLFKGPLDQRTAALTFDDAPHPLYEPLLLDLLRRAGIRATFFVIGRNAVAYPYFVRDMAEQGDEVGNHTYHHVRLPGLSAAQVRDELLSANRAISTLTGQPVRYFRPPGGDYSPLTLQVAEQLGLTTTFWTDDPGDFNNPGDAVVQSRLVARLRPGGIVLLHDNAPEAIDVLRTFLQVARSRDMQLTTVGHLVGRRSQP
- a CDS encoding Gfo/Idh/MocA family protein, translating into MKVGVIGAGGVARFHFQGYQAAGAEVVAVADAHEPTLKRAQAEWNVPRGYADFTDLCNDPEVEAVSICLPNALHHPATVAAARAGKHVLCEKPISLSLDLAEDMIRVCAEAGVVLQTGHHLRSNPFAEHARKMIQAGDLGRLTFIRLRQAHDWGGQPPRASFGTVASAGGGTLLDNGSHMMDLSRYFGGDVASVYAQMATLAYDVEVEDTSLVQLKFASGALGSVENAWTATGWEEGFWIYGTCGALEYTNRTGTPEMRFVHRTSPGTDWNTQDVTTFRFAGLEPHARGVVEFLEAVRGERPVICSGQDGLEAVRLIVASYQSAREGRSVALSELSTQPQA
- a CDS encoding ThuA domain-containing protein, which gives rise to MSKTIQVTVWNEFRHEQKNEKVKAIYPDGMHAVIAQALREGGFEVGTATLDEPQHGLTDEVLARTDVLFWWGHLAHGEVADEVVERVYARVLAGMGLVVLHSGHFSKIFKRLMGTSCDLKWREADDRERLWVVAPGHPVAAGLGESIVLEREEMYGEHFDIPEPDELVFVSWFSGGEVFRSGASYRRGAGRIFYFRPGHETYPTYHNPEIQRVLVNAAGWAAPTPGTAPVYGNAKPVEGVQP
- the nagZ gene encoding beta-N-acetylhexosaminidase; its protein translation is MTQNVERLAGALVMVDLPGPTLDPETAAHLRHYGVQAVCLFGKNIQDASQLAQLCRDLKEVLGPDALIALDHEGGSVLRTPFWPAPPSAMNLGSSDDLTLTADVSEALARQLRSVGINWNFAPVMDVNINPHNPVIGTRSFSDDPDVVTRHALAAVQAHLQARVAACVKHFPGHGDTRQDSHYTLPVVERPLERLEQVEFAPFRAAVAAQVPAFMTAHIVYPALDKERPATLSPAILGGLLRRHWGYDGVIITDSMGMRAIDDNYGRGEAGVLSLQAGTDMVMALGRREAQVETLEAIAAALRDGRLDRAAMQASAARLQRLAQTFPAVADAQAIRPDDAALFEQAWARGLRGWRQPQAPAPGSRVTLVAQREPERETVTEAGVRASALGQLLERLYTLDIHAYDHAAQLDWTQLRAAGQLLLLATTSRQRPTDLTGAQPDLHLALSNPYAVQDIDAPAVVTYGDRPEALEALAGWLRGDVVARPL